Proteins from a single region of Mytilus trossulus isolate FHL-02 chromosome 2, PNRI_Mtr1.1.1.hap1, whole genome shotgun sequence:
- the LOC134706128 gene encoding uncharacterized protein LOC134706128, protein MKYCKYDVIWRPYNKKRHHNFFMFKNESKEFVDRIDISNEFIRVKCYTGDGLEVYVNFFSFVHLKADVEDRCEKNAIKFANTRQEQLNVLMLGIDSIARNNMLRYMKETWKYLVNTHNAIDLLGYNKVADNTFPNIVSMTAGKYVNELPRKESLRLAPMDNYNFIWNNYSAKGYRTFHAEDHPDIAIFDCNKVGFQRPPGDYFNRPLSVAMEQNKKVWNSNHYCVHGRTETDIVLDYLKSFATMFQSKQHFSFTFFSRLTHDHLHETYKADKIYLKFFKDLFENDILKNTVVFFFSDHGMRFGRFRETFAGKLEERLPFMLIVFPSWFIKKYPEVHRNLQINARRLTTPFDIFATLEHILDFNGFEQKQVTKQRSMSLLHEIPENRTCHEAGILPHWCTCSKLKTLDTQNKTIIQIGHAFVSKINQNLRHVFDVCEKLYLKFIKYALLVIPSDKVRQYGKTYKYGDLTKSYIDYQITIQTKPGDAIIEGTLRFDEKRKTYDLVGDVSRINKYGDQSHCIKQNHLKKLCFCKIQP, encoded by the coding sequence ATGAAATACTGCAAATATGATGTCATTTGGAGGCCATATAATAAAAAGCGtcaccacaatttttttatgtttaaaaacgAAAGTAAAGAATTCGTAGATCgtattgatatatcaaatgaattCATTCGTGTTAAATGTTACACTGGAGATGGTCTAGAGGTGTATGTAAATTTCTTctcttttgttcatttaaaagCAGATGTTGAGGATCGATGTGAAAAAAATGCCATAAAGTTTGCAAACACACGACAAGAGCAGTTAAATGTTTTGATGCTGGGTATTGATTCAATAGCTAGAAATAATATGCTACGCTATATGAAGGAAACTTGGAAATATCTAGTAAACACACACAACGCCATAGATTTACTTGGCTATAATAAAGTTGCTGATAACACTTTTCCAAATATAGTTTCGATGACAGCAGGAAAATATGTAAATGAACTACCACGGAAAGAATCATTACGATTGGCGCCAATGGACAACTATAATTTCATATGGAACAATTATTCAGCAAAGGGGTATAGAACATTCCATGCCGAAGATCATCCTGATATAGCAatctttgattgtaacaaaGTTGGATTTCAAAGACCTCCAGGAGATTACTTCAATAGGCCTTTAAGTGTTGCTatggaacaaaataaaaaggtttGGAATTCCAATCACTATTGTGTACATGGGAGAACAGAAACTGATATAGTTCTAGACTATTTAAAGAGTTTTGCTACAATGTTTCAGTCTAAGCAGCATTTTTccttcacatttttttcaaggcTCACACATGATCATCTCCACGAAACATATAAAGCTGATAAAATTTACCTTAAGTTTTTCAAAGACttgtttgaaaatgatatcTTAAAAAACACAGTTGTGTTCTTTTTCAGTGATCATGGAATGCGTTTTGGTCGTTTTAGGGAAACATTTGCTGGAAAATTGGAAGAACGTCTTCCTTTTATGCTGATTGTATTCCCTTCATGGTTCATTAAAAAGTATCCAGAAGTTCACAGAAATTTGCAGATCAATGCAAGAAGACTTACAACTCCTTTCGATATCTTTGCCACATTAGAacatattttagatttcaatGGATTTGAGCAAAAGCAAGTGACAAAGCAAAGATCAATGAGCTTACTTCATGAAATTCCCGAAAACAGAACTTGTCATGAAGCTGGTATCCTACCTCATTGGTGTACTTGTTCTAAACTTAAAACATTAGATACTCAAAATAAGACAATTATCCAAATTGGTCATGCTTTTGTATCCAAGATTAATCAGAATTTAAGGCATGTTTTTGACGTTTGCGAAAAATTGTActtgaaattcataaaatatgctcTGCTTGTAATACCATCTGACAAAGTGCGGCAATACGGAAAGACGTATAAATATGGCGATCTCACTAAGTCTTATATTGATTACCAGATAACCATACAAACAAAGCCAGGAGATGCTATTATTGAAGGGACGTTACGGTTTGAcgagaaaagaaaaacatatgaCTTAGTAGGCGATGTCAGTCGAATTAATAAGTACGGTGATCAGTCACACTGTATTAAGCAAAATCACCTTAAAAAACTTTGCTTCTGTAAAATTCAACCGTAA